A window of Clostridium botulinum BKT015925 contains these coding sequences:
- a CDS encoding DUF3888 domain-containing protein, protein MKKIVVGFISSLMIFFSIVSVSIAKEKNIDEREYNDFLVTLLGSNIIDTLNDYYGKPRCFEIKNAEVLEIKKVEEGALYFIVTIRVRNFDKTTNNDYGIDTMTLANTSEGAHVLDFQHIKEPDSTSI, encoded by the coding sequence ATGAAAAAAATAGTAGTAGGATTTATAAGTAGTTTAATGATATTTTTTTCTATAGTATCTGTAAGTATTGCTAAAGAAAAAAATATAGATGAAAGGGAGTATAATGATTTTTTAGTTACTTTATTAGGCTCTAATATTATAGACACTTTAAATGATTATTATGGAAAACCAAGATGCTTTGAAATAAAAAATGCAGAAGTCTTAGAAATAAAAAAGGTTGAAGAAGGAGCATTGTATTTTATTGTAACCATTAGGGTAAGAAATTTTGATAAAACAACTAATAATGACTATGGTATAGATACTATGACCTTAGCAAATACTAGTGAAGGTGCTCATGTACTTGATTTTCAGCATATAAAAGAACCTGATTCAACATCTATTTAA
- a CDS encoding MgtC/SapB family protein — MSHYQILIRLGVAILIGVLLGYEREYSNRPAGLRTHILVCVGACVITMIQTSVGLEVGGKILSCPGLSTAMKSDMGRLGAQVISGIGFLGAGTIIHEKGSVKGLTTAAGIWTTACIGLAVGFGYYFLSISAAIGVFIIIVCMKKVEVYFFDRTTPINIEIQYDMNVDLNAELVGYFKYKNIKIQNIIYVVEKNQDNKNYRKCVYKLLISKHSNLRRLKKELENNSWIIEAKVV; from the coding sequence ATGAGTCATTATCAGATATTAATAAGACTTGGAGTTGCTATTTTAATTGGAGTGCTTTTAGGCTATGAAAGGGAATATAGTAACCGACCGGCAGGACTTAGGACACATATCTTAGTTTGTGTAGGTGCTTGTGTTATAACTATGATACAAACAAGTGTTGGGTTAGAAGTAGGAGGTAAAATATTAAGTTGTCCAGGATTATCTACAGCAATGAAATCTGATATGGGAAGATTAGGTGCACAAGTTATTTCAGGAATTGGTTTTTTAGGAGCTGGCACTATAATACATGAGAAAGGTTCGGTTAAGGGATTAACAACTGCAGCAGGTATTTGGACCACTGCATGTATTGGACTTGCTGTTGGGTTTGGATATTATTTTTTAAGTATTTCAGCAGCAATAGGAGTTTTTATTATTATAGTATGTATGAAAAAGGTAGAGGTATACTTTTTTGATAGAACAACTCCTATTAATATTGAAATACAGTATGATATGAATGTTGATTTAAATGCTGAATTAGTAGGATATTTTAAATATAAAAATATTAAAATACAGAATATAATATACGTAGTTGAAAAAAATCAAGATAATAAAAATTATAGAAAGTGTGTATATAAACTTCTAATATCTAAGCATTCAAATTTAAGGAGACTTAAGAAAGAGCTTGAGAACAATAGTTGGATTATTGAAGCAAAGGTAGTTTAA
- a CDS encoding Mrp/NBP35 family ATP-binding protein, producing MSNCESCPSKGTCNEQECSKMLPKYGNVKNIIGIISGKGGVGKSTVTGILAAELCKKGFKVGVLDADVTGPSMPRILGVNNDRAKMIQVDGNENEPRLIPVETESGIKVMSLNLLIEGEDQPVIWRGPLITGVLNQMYSDTMWGELDYLLIDMPPGTGDVALTIMQSMPLNGMVVVSTPQDMVSMIVKKVVVMIEKMNINLLGIVENMSYIQCGKCGEKVRIFSKKSAEEHVEYLGAPLLAEMPINLDMVESLEKGQMESYIRNCEQYNEFIDNFMNTLNK from the coding sequence ATGAGTAATTGTGAAAGCTGTCCAAGTAAGGGTACGTGTAATGAACAAGAATGTTCTAAAATGTTACCTAAGTATGGAAATGTAAAAAATATAATAGGAATTATAAGTGGTAAAGGTGGAGTAGGAAAGTCTACTGTTACTGGAATACTTGCAGCAGAGCTTTGTAAAAAAGGATTCAAAGTAGGAGTGTTAGATGCAGATGTAACAGGACCATCTATGCCAAGAATTTTAGGTGTTAATAATGATAGAGCTAAAATGATTCAGGTAGATGGAAATGAAAATGAACCTAGACTTATACCAGTAGAAACTGAAAGTGGTATTAAAGTAATGTCTTTAAATTTATTAATTGAAGGAGAAGATCAACCAGTTATATGGAGAGGTCCTTTAATAACTGGGGTTTTAAACCAAATGTATAGTGATACAATGTGGGGAGAACTTGATTACCTTCTTATAGATATGCCTCCAGGAACAGGAGATGTAGCATTAACAATAATGCAAAGTATGCCTTTAAATGGAATGGTTGTAGTATCAACTCCGCAAGATATGGTTTCAATGATAGTTAAGAAAGTAGTAGTAATGATAGAAAAAATGAATATAAATTTACTTGGTATAGTAGAAAACATGTCTTACATACAATGTGGTAAATGTGGAGAAAAGGTAAGAATATTTAGTAAAAAATCAGCAGAAGAACATGTTGAATATTTAGGAGCTCCACTTCTAGCAGAAATGCCTATAAATCTTGATATGGTTGAAAGTCTAGAAAAAGGACAAATGGAAAGTTATATAAGAAATTGTGAACAATATAATGAGTTTATAGATAATTTTATGAATACATTAAATAAGTAA
- the rsmA gene encoding 16S rRNA (adenine(1518)-N(6)/adenine(1519)-N(6))-dimethyltransferase RsmA has product MEKVTTKEIVQKYNFKFTKSLGQNFLTDQTVLDDIVDGSEVCEEDFVIEIGPGVGTLTKELLKKAKKVCAVELDSNLIPILQEELKEFDNFQLIHKDALKIDFKELIGDEKSVKVVANLPYYVTTPIIARLLKEGYKFKSLTIMIQKEVAERIASQPNCKEYGALSILVQYYCDTRIIRKVPPTCFIPQPKVDSIIIRLDRLNELRVKVKDEELFFKIVRQSFNMRRKTLRNAIKSLGFVSSDNIEKVFNDADIDPRRRGETLTLEEFGKLADSVYNIREV; this is encoded by the coding sequence ATGGAAAAAGTAACGACTAAAGAGATTGTTCAAAAATATAATTTTAAGTTTACTAAAAGTTTAGGGCAAAACTTTTTAACCGATCAGACTGTACTAGATGATATAGTAGATGGATCTGAAGTATGTGAGGAAGACTTCGTAATTGAAATAGGTCCAGGGGTAGGTACTCTTACCAAAGAATTATTAAAAAAGGCAAAAAAAGTATGTGCGGTAGAGTTAGATTCTAATTTAATACCTATTTTACAAGAAGAATTGAAGGAATTTGATAATTTTCAGCTTATACATAAAGATGCTCTTAAAATAGATTTTAAAGAGTTAATTGGAGATGAAAAAAGTGTTAAGGTAGTAGCTAATCTTCCTTATTACGTAACAACTCCTATAATAGCTAGACTTTTGAAAGAAGGATATAAATTTAAATCTTTAACAATAATGATTCAAAAAGAGGTTGCTGAGAGAATAGCATCACAGCCAAATTGTAAAGAATATGGGGCATTATCGATATTAGTTCAATATTATTGTGATACTAGAATAATAAGAAAAGTTCCACCGACTTGTTTTATTCCTCAACCCAAAGTTGATTCTATAATAATAAGATTGGATAGATTAAATGAACTTAGAGTTAAAGTAAAAGACGAGGAATTATTCTTTAAGATAGTAAGGCAGTCTTTTAATATGAGAAGAAAAACATTGAGAAATGCTATAAAAAGTTTAGGATTTGTGTCTTCGGATAATATAGAAAAGGTATTTAATGATGCGGATATAGATCCTAGAAGAAGAGGGGAAACCTTGACTTTAGAAGAGTTTGGTAAGCTGGCTGATAGTGTATATAACATAAGAGAAGTTTAG
- the rnmV gene encoding ribonuclease M5: protein MMIKEVIVVEGRDDITAVKRAVDAEMIAVGGFGINKKVIDRIQEAQKRQGVIVFTDPDFAGEKIRRIISKRVKGIKHAYISKEEGLKDDDIGVENAAPETIRKALEKAKCETKEKRNEFGPEDLFFFNLTGSKEAKQRREILGRELRIGYCNSAQFITRLNNYGIKKEEFVEALKKVNKEINNGKSND from the coding sequence ATGATGATAAAAGAAGTTATTGTAGTTGAAGGTAGAGATGACATAACAGCAGTTAAAAGAGCTGTAGATGCAGAGATGATAGCAGTAGGTGGTTTTGGAATTAATAAAAAAGTTATAGATAGAATACAAGAAGCACAAAAAAGACAAGGTGTAATTGTATTTACAGATCCAGACTTTGCAGGAGAGAAAATACGTAGAATTATATCTAAGAGAGTAAAGGGAATTAAACATGCATATATAAGTAAAGAAGAAGGGCTTAAAGATGATGATATAGGAGTTGAAAATGCAGCGCCTGAAACTATAAGAAAGGCATTAGAAAAAGCCAAGTGTGAAACAAAAGAAAAGAGAAATGAATTTGGACCTGAAGATTTGTTCTTTTTTAATCTTACTGGAAGTAAGGAAGCTAAACAAAGAAGAGAAATATTAGGAAGAGAATTAAGAATAGGTTATTGTAATTCTGCACAATTTATAACTAGATTAAATAACTATGGAATTAAAAAAGAAGAATTTGTAGAGGCATTAAAAAAAGTAAACAAGGAGATAAATAATGGAAAAAGTAACGACTAA